The proteins below are encoded in one region of Methanosarcina barkeri 3:
- a CDS encoding alpha/beta fold hydrolase, with amino-acid sequence MPSQLASFKSSKGEAEYILDYDAVLKLWPVPFEENDIITHFGTTHVIASGSKESPSLILLHATGTSSTMWFPNIGALSSTFRVYAIDIIGEPGKSHQSTLLRNREDCANWLGDVMQGLGLERTNIIGLSYGGWHTLNFSLFFPDRINKIVALAPGASILPFSWPVLLLLRSLPYLPIKPNPFRSFFNKGFHPNKLFARQFASGVKHYRYPTPNESIFTNVFSEVELRGINVPTLFIVGENEVIYDPLAAIEKVNQLIPNVETKLVPNASHFVSMEQPALVNNHILKFLG; translated from the coding sequence ATGCCCAGCCAACTAGCCTCTTTCAAAAGCTCAAAAGGTGAAGCCGAGTATATATTGGATTATGATGCTGTCCTGAAACTTTGGCCGGTACCTTTTGAAGAGAATGACATAATAACCCATTTCGGAACTACCCATGTCATTGCGAGCGGATCGAAAGAATCTCCGTCATTGATTTTGCTGCATGCTACTGGCACAAGTTCCACGATGTGGTTCCCAAACATCGGCGCTTTAAGCAGCACCTTTCGTGTTTATGCTATCGATATCATTGGTGAACCGGGAAAAAGCCATCAGTCCACTTTACTCCGAAATAGAGAGGATTGTGCTAATTGGCTGGGTGATGTAATGCAGGGACTAGGTTTAGAGAGAACGAATATTATTGGATTATCTTATGGAGGGTGGCATACGCTCAACTTTTCTTTATTTTTCCCGGATAGAATTAACAAAATTGTTGCTCTTGCGCCTGGAGCTTCAATTCTACCATTCAGCTGGCCTGTGCTTTTGTTGCTCCGTTCGCTCCCCTATTTACCCATCAAACCTAACCCGTTCAGGAGTTTCTTTAACAAGGGTTTTCACCCAAATAAATTGTTTGCCAGGCAATTCGCAAGTGGTGTAAAACATTATCGCTACCCTACCCCTAATGAAAGCATTTTCACCAACGTGTTCAGTGAGGTTGAGCTAAGAGGAATCAATGTTCCAACACTTTTTATTGTCGGCGAAAATGAGGTTATTTATGATCCTCTCGCTGCTATCGAGAAGGTCAATCAATTGATACCAAATGTAGAAACAAAACTGGTCCCGAATGCAAGTCATTTTGTCTCTATGGAACAGCCTGCTCTGGTAAATAATCATATTTTAAAATTTCTGGGATAA
- a CDS encoding MATE family efflux transporter, translated as MDEKSAFLGTENIRKLLFKLSTPIVIGMLVQAIYNVVDTFFVGMVYGADDVQAIGGLSIAFPIQMMVMAFGIMLGTGGSSIISRALGARENEKAERTLGNVFSLSLILSVLIAIPCLLYLNPILKVFGATAGVLPYAIDYLKYIILGGTVFVFGVAVQNIVRSEGNARLAMNAMLVGGGLNIFLDPFFMFGFGMGVKGAAIATVISQAIASVWLLLYYLKGKGAVRFRSETLKPDLEIVKEIVAIGIGSFVMQCSSSFMMIFVFNALATYGGDGAIAVFGVIIKVNSFIFMSLLGMGFGLQPIVGFNYGAKKYGRIAEAVKLSLAATTAIGILGLLIILLFKEQILGLFSADPQYLEIGENAITIMLLGMPLVGMNVITSILFQALGKARPAFLLSISRQLLFLIPLVTLLPRFYQLNGVWAAFPVSDFLAFLLSGFLLLRVYKIFKEYKESLKTATGSETADQISSI; from the coding sequence ATGGATGAAAAAAGTGCTTTTCTTGGTACAGAGAACATAAGGAAGCTCCTGTTTAAGCTTTCAACTCCTATTGTTATCGGAATGCTGGTTCAGGCTATTTATAACGTAGTGGATACCTTTTTCGTGGGAATGGTCTACGGAGCAGATGACGTCCAGGCTATAGGCGGACTTTCAATAGCTTTTCCGATCCAGATGATGGTGATGGCTTTTGGAATTATGCTCGGAACAGGAGGTTCTTCCATAATTTCACGTGCCCTTGGAGCTCGAGAAAATGAAAAAGCCGAAAGAACACTTGGAAATGTTTTTTCCCTAAGTTTGATATTAAGCGTACTTATAGCCATTCCCTGCCTTTTGTATCTTAATCCGATTTTGAAGGTTTTCGGAGCAACTGCTGGAGTCCTGCCCTATGCCATAGATTACCTTAAATATATAATACTGGGAGGGACTGTCTTTGTCTTTGGGGTGGCTGTCCAAAATATTGTCCGATCTGAAGGAAATGCTCGCCTTGCAATGAATGCCATGCTTGTAGGAGGCGGCCTTAATATCTTCCTTGACCCGTTTTTTATGTTTGGTTTCGGAATGGGTGTAAAAGGAGCTGCAATTGCAACTGTAATATCACAGGCCATAGCTTCGGTCTGGCTCCTGTTGTACTACCTCAAAGGAAAAGGAGCTGTTCGTTTCAGGTCAGAAACCTTGAAACCCGATTTGGAAATTGTTAAGGAAATTGTGGCCATAGGCATTGGGTCTTTTGTAATGCAGTGCTCTAGCAGTTTCATGATGATTTTCGTGTTTAATGCACTTGCAACTTATGGAGGAGATGGCGCAATTGCCGTTTTTGGTGTAATAATAAAGGTTAACTCTTTCATTTTCATGTCCCTCCTGGGTATGGGCTTTGGCTTGCAGCCGATTGTCGGGTTTAATTACGGAGCAAAAAAATATGGCAGAATAGCAGAGGCTGTGAAATTATCGCTTGCAGCAACAACGGCTATTGGGATCCTTGGCCTGCTGATCATTTTACTTTTCAAAGAACAAATTCTCGGATTATTCAGTGCAGATCCGCAGTATCTGGAGATTGGAGAAAATGCTATAACGATAATGCTTCTGGGGATGCCTCTGGTAGGTATGAACGTTATCACATCAATCCTGTTCCAGGCCTTAGGAAAAGCCAGGCCAGCCTTCCTTCTTTCAATTAGCCGGCAGCTTCTTTTCCTTATCCCTCTTGTTACCCTCCTTCCCAGGTTCTATCAACTCAACGGAGTTTGGGCGGCTTTTCCGGTATCGGACTTTCTGGCGTTTCTGCTTTCCGGGTTCCTGCTTCTCAGGGTCTATAAAATTTTCAAAGAATATAAAGAGTCTTTAAAAACAGCCACAGGGTCTGAAACTGCAGATCAAATATCTTCCATCTAA
- a CDS encoding MarR family winged helix-turn-helix transcriptional regulator, translating into MEDQRKGNLRETDPREILGPIAYIYRSHLAYMVKELEAYRVGSGQFEFLLLLYYKDGVSQETLAKELKVSKATSARAIQSLEEEGYVYRERDETDLRAYRVYLTDKGKEMRDIIFKKLTAFTDILFSGFTFEEKEIFRLLIHKAVIKLFEPGFEPPSDRSDD; encoded by the coding sequence ATGGAAGACCAAAGAAAAGGAAACTTAAGAGAAACAGACCCAAGAGAAATATTAGGCCCTATTGCCTACATCTACAGGAGCCATCTGGCGTACATGGTAAAGGAACTTGAAGCTTACAGGGTCGGAAGCGGACAGTTTGAGTTTTTACTATTATTATACTACAAAGACGGAGTATCCCAGGAAACTCTTGCAAAGGAACTGAAGGTTAGCAAAGCAACAAGTGCCAGAGCAATTCAGAGTCTGGAAGAAGAAGGTTATGTTTACAGGGAAAGAGACGAAACCGACCTTCGAGCTTACAGGGTTTACCTGACTGATAAAGGAAAGGAAATGAGAGATATAATCTTTAAGAAGTTGACTGCTTTTACAGATATTCTCTTTTCGGGTTTTACCTTTGAAGAAAAAGAAATTTTCAGGCTTCTAATTCATAAAGCTGTGATTAAACTTTTTGAGCCTGGGTTTGAGCCTCCATCGGATAGGTCAGACGATTGA
- a CDS encoding COG1361 S-layer family protein, with translation MKKLSLITLMLLFSSAFICLGVGTALGAANVDTNSSSMQTNLTNQSSGIYLGADTSLNASNGNISSSSVQENVTNQKSNTVRSGTTLSASNGNINSAAVQVSVTNQSPDAARPGEPVELTLSVQNIGNNDLKDIKVALNPEYPFSKLSGEDLEKSISYLNARQDDDDAGVLKFKLMTDANASEGTYDLDIVTTYKSGSRSSERTYTTTKTIQLEVQGKEYAQVVTVSKADIDIAKEEPLEFIVTNTGTSPLKNLVFSWNDPKGVVLPVYSDNTKHIKYLEAGQSVKVDYTVMADVSATPGLYTLNVNLSYENSDSNSKNIQTTAGLFVGGTTDFDVSFSESSAGETSFSVANVGNNIAYAVKVSIPDQDGYKISGSSSTIVGNLEKGDYTIASFDVSNSQGGAGGNTTGDGPGTPPDSSQAGDNDASSNSIGSSDPLKVQIEYTDAKGERETVTKEVNLETTTSENMTAQGSRGSGNKSNGFGAHLSYIVILALAGGLFVYRKKIQEKLQKRKNK, from the coding sequence ATGAAAAAGCTCTCTTTGATAACATTAATGCTGTTGTTCTCTTCTGCATTTATATGCCTTGGAGTCGGAACAGCACTCGGCGCAGCAAATGTTGATACAAATTCCTCGTCTATGCAGACAAATTTAACTAACCAAAGCTCTGGTATATACCTGGGAGCTGACACATCACTTAACGCATCAAATGGGAATATAAGTTCTTCATCTGTGCAGGAAAACGTAACTAATCAAAAATCGAATACGGTTAGATCCGGAACAACACTTAGTGCATCAAACGGAAATATAAATTCTGCAGCTGTACAGGTAAGTGTAACTAATCAAAGCCCTGACGCTGCGCGACCTGGAGAACCTGTTGAACTTACTCTCAGTGTGCAGAATATAGGGAACAATGACCTCAAAGACATAAAGGTTGCACTCAATCCGGAATATCCTTTCAGTAAACTTTCCGGAGAAGACCTTGAAAAGAGCATCTCTTATCTAAATGCGAGACAGGATGATGATGATGCTGGAGTCCTGAAATTCAAACTCATGACCGATGCCAACGCGTCGGAAGGCACTTATGATCTTGATATTGTCACCACTTATAAGAGTGGGTCCAGATCTTCAGAAAGGACTTACACAACAACAAAAACAATTCAGTTAGAGGTTCAAGGTAAAGAATATGCTCAGGTTGTAACCGTAAGTAAGGCTGATATTGATATCGCAAAGGAAGAACCTCTTGAATTTATTGTGACAAACACGGGAACTTCCCCGCTGAAAAACCTGGTTTTCTCATGGAATGATCCGAAAGGAGTGGTTTTACCTGTATACTCCGACAACACAAAACATATTAAGTATCTGGAAGCGGGTCAATCCGTAAAAGTCGACTATACCGTAATGGCAGATGTAAGCGCTACTCCAGGACTTTATACCTTGAATGTTAACCTCTCGTATGAAAACTCGGACTCCAATTCGAAAAATATTCAGACTACAGCAGGACTTTTTGTAGGAGGAACAACGGATTTCGATGTTTCATTTTCGGAAAGTAGTGCTGGAGAGACTTCCTTTTCAGTTGCAAATGTAGGCAATAACATAGCATATGCCGTAAAAGTATCCATTCCAGATCAAGATGGGTACAAAATCTCAGGAAGTTCGTCAACAATTGTAGGAAATCTGGAGAAAGGAGATTACACAATTGCTTCGTTTGATGTTTCAAATTCACAGGGTGGTGCAGGAGGAAACACAACCGGAGATGGCCCGGGAACTCCTCCAGATTCTTCGCAAGCTGGTGATAACGACGCAAGCTCAAATTCTATAGGTTCCTCCGATCCACTGAAGGTCCAGATTGAGTACACGGATGCAAAAGGGGAAAGGGAAACCGTTACTAAAGAAGTTAATCTCGAAACTACAACATCAGAAAATATGACCGCACAGGGATCAAGAGGGTCAGGCAACAAGAGTAATGGATTTGGGGCACACCTATCCTATATTGTGATACTAGCACTTGCAGGAGGGTTATTCGTATACAGAAAGAAAATCCAGGAAAAACTGCAGAAAAGAAAAAATAAGTAA
- a CDS encoding ABC transporter permease, with amino-acid sequence MRNSTYLKMGLNMLLHSKLRSWLTIIGIVIGVGSVVGIISLGDAMQANVQSKLSDLDLTTITISPGYTKASSNMRGPGMGGGVSTDAELTKDDINALRGLDSIQYIEGEISGREEVKYVGQNATLPITGVDPQVWRYMTTLKTQSGRLLEPADKNVAVIGSSVASEIYDQNIGVNQVITVNGKAVRVVGILEEEGMGGDSRIYMPIDGAVDLVTDAKRDVYDSISVKAKSEDQVEELTTEVEKKLMVSRHINKEDDRDFSVTASKSLADSVTEMMSSMTLFLGAIAAVSLLVGAVGIANTMFTSVLEKTKEIGTMKAIGAKNRDILMIFLFNSAMVGLVGGILGIILGSFVSSGLQMMVGGDMAGGGGGVSFSLMLEGLSLAVLIGVVSGVVPAYRASKLKPVDALRYE; translated from the coding sequence ATGAGAAACTCGACCTATCTGAAAATGGGTCTAAACATGCTTTTGCATAGTAAACTGCGAAGCTGGCTGACCATTATCGGGATAGTTATAGGAGTGGGATCTGTAGTTGGAATCATCTCTCTGGGAGATGCTATGCAGGCAAACGTACAGAGTAAGCTATCCGATCTGGATCTGACAACGATAACAATAAGCCCAGGGTATACTAAGGCATCATCCAACATGCGTGGCCCTGGTATGGGGGGGGGTGTATCAACAGATGCAGAATTAACGAAAGATGATATTAACGCGCTTCGAGGCCTGGATAGTATACAATATATTGAAGGAGAAATTTCAGGCAGAGAAGAAGTCAAATATGTAGGACAAAACGCGACCCTTCCAATCACAGGTGTTGATCCTCAAGTCTGGAGATATATGACTACCCTGAAAACGCAATCAGGAAGATTACTTGAACCAGCTGATAAGAATGTTGCAGTCATAGGAAGTAGTGTTGCCAGCGAAATTTATGACCAGAATATCGGGGTTAACCAGGTAATAACCGTAAACGGCAAAGCAGTGCGCGTTGTTGGAATCCTGGAAGAAGAAGGCATGGGGGGCGACTCAAGGATCTACATGCCAATAGATGGAGCAGTGGACCTTGTTACGGATGCGAAAAGAGATGTTTATGATAGCATATCTGTAAAAGCCAAGAGTGAAGATCAGGTAGAGGAATTGACTACAGAAGTCGAAAAAAAGCTTATGGTCTCAAGGCACATTAATAAGGAAGATGATAGAGACTTTTCCGTAACAGCGTCAAAATCGTTGGCGGATTCGGTTACTGAAATGATGAGTTCAATGACTCTCTTCCTTGGAGCTATCGCAGCTGTATCTCTGCTTGTAGGAGCTGTCGGGATTGCAAATACCATGTTTACCTCGGTCCTTGAAAAGACAAAGGAAATAGGAACTATGAAAGCCATTGGAGCGAAAAATCGGGATATCCTTATGATTTTCCTTTTCAATTCTGCAATGGTGGGTCTTGTTGGTGGTATCCTCGGAATTATTCTGGGATCCTTTGTTTCATCTGGTCTTCAAATGATGGTAGGAGGCGATATGGCTGGAGGAGGTGGTGGAGTAAGCTTTTCTTTGATGCTTGAAGGTCTTTCTCTTGCAGTTTTGATAGGTGTGGTCTCCGGAGTAGTACCAGCGTACAGGGCCTCAAAACTAAAGCCTGTGGATGCATTAAGGTACGAATAA
- a CDS encoding ABC transporter ATP-binding protein — protein MTLSEILDSFKTKLSPSKFIDSLEKKASFYDESQNDSEGNTLEENLKNNPYLNSGNNSGNNSAESSNGIKISKNKDEPLIKLTDVWKIYQMGEVEFAALKGINLEIYEGEFLIILGPSGSGKSTMMNLLGCLDIPSKGTVSLNSKDISELDESELAIIRGKMIGFIFQSFNLLPTLSTEENVLLPMEFQEENRQIARQKASYLLDIVGLSNKKGNLPSQLSGGQRQRVAIARSLAVNPPIILADEPTGNLDTKTGDYILDFLDELHAREGKTIIIVTHDIELVRYATRVVYIRDGEIEKIEKCQKNECQKNEHEELK, from the coding sequence ATGACACTTAGTGAAATACTAGATTCTTTTAAAACAAAGCTTAGCCCCTCGAAATTTATAGACTCACTCGAAAAAAAGGCGAGTTTCTATGATGAATCTCAAAATGATTCCGAGGGAAATACTTTGGAGGAGAATCTGAAAAATAACCCATATCTTAATTCTGGAAATAATTCCGGAAATAATTCTGCTGAAAGCTCTAATGGTATAAAGATATCAAAAAATAAAGACGAGCCTCTTATCAAACTGACCGATGTCTGGAAAATCTATCAGATGGGGGAGGTCGAGTTTGCAGCCCTGAAAGGAATAAACCTGGAAATTTACGAAGGGGAATTTCTGATTATTCTCGGGCCTAGCGGAAGTGGGAAGAGTACAATGATGAACCTGCTGGGCTGCCTGGATATACCATCAAAAGGCACTGTTTCCCTGAACTCAAAAGACATCTCAGAGCTTGACGAATCTGAACTTGCCATAATCCGAGGAAAAATGATTGGTTTCATATTCCAGAGTTTCAACCTCCTTCCCACTCTGAGCACGGAAGAAAACGTGCTTTTACCTATGGAATTCCAGGAAGAAAATCGACAAATAGCCCGACAAAAAGCCTCTTATTTGCTTGATATTGTCGGACTCTCAAATAAAAAAGGAAATCTTCCTTCCCAGCTTTCAGGAGGCCAGAGGCAGAGAGTTGCAATAGCTCGTTCCCTAGCTGTAAACCCGCCTATAATCCTTGCAGATGAGCCTACAGGAAATCTGGACACCAAGACAGGGGACTACATTCTGGATTTTCTGGACGAGCTGCATGCAAGAGAAGGCAAGACTATCATCATTGTTACTCATGACATCGAGCTTGTAAGATATGCAACAAGAGTAGTGTATATTAGAGATGGTGAAATCGAAAAAATTGAAAAATGTCAGAAAAATGAATGTCAGAAAAATGAACATGAGGAATTAAAATGA